Proteins encoded by one window of Thiovulum sp. ES:
- a CDS encoding Stage II sporulation protein E (SpoIIE) (PFAM: Stage II sporulation protein E (SpoIIE)): MIEFIKETFIPDSTNSHIFKKIDDISKFTKSILNCDEVIVWFENVDDGKFWSYHDGHQISVDKKKFDKFLDQKLDQYIYRNEDENFVEKLQNFIQVGLIENTLFHHIDCQSCIYKTFVQVINLHNGVLNISKSVNDVVEILSFFISQTVKMEDVSQIAEYYKEEQEKAFNKQKTVIKNDFENSSIFKTEIFYRASDILSGDSYSFLKAKNGDFMIYLIDAMGHGIAPSLTAYSLSAIIQQKIKNSSNFSDIMENFLDNAQYILTDEEQLTCGFFWFSSDLKKVDYVVAGMYAPLILDGDEIISAKANNIPFMNFAFDLNISTIELQNFKKILLFSDGLIEDDDLEIDPKNILMDQSLRQDVFKNLETTSLEDDTTILLLEKR; encoded by the coding sequence TTGATTGAGTTTATAAAAGAGACTTTTATTCCAGATAGCACAAATAGTCATATTTTTAAAAAAATTGATGATATTTCAAAATTTACAAAAAGTATTTTAAATTGCGATGAGGTGATTGTTTGGTTTGAAAATGTCGATGATGGGAAATTTTGGAGCTACCATGATGGACATCAAATTTCAGTTGATAAGAAAAAATTCGACAAATTTTTAGATCAAAAACTAGATCAGTATATTTATCGAAATGAAGATGAGAATTTTGTTGAAAAACTCCAAAATTTTATACAAGTTGGTTTAATAGAGAATACACTCTTTCACCATATTGATTGCCAATCTTGCATATACAAAACTTTTGTTCAAGTCATAAATCTTCACAATGGAGTTTTAAATATCTCAAAAAGTGTGAATGATGTTGTTGAAATCCTCTCGTTTTTCATCTCTCAAACAGTTAAAATGGAAGATGTTTCACAAATTGCAGAATATTATAAAGAGGAGCAGGAAAAAGCATTTAACAAACAGAAAACAGTGATAAAAAACGATTTTGAAAACTCATCTATTTTTAAAACTGAAATTTTCTACCGTGCTTCTGATATTCTTTCTGGAGACAGTTACTCATTTTTAAAAGCAAAGAATGGTGATTTTATGATTTACCTCATCGATGCAATGGGACATGGAATTGCTCCATCTTTAACAGCCTATTCACTTTCGGCGATTATTCAACAGAAAATTAAAAATAGCTCAAACTTTAGCGATATTATGGAAAACTTTCTTGACAATGCTCAATATATTCTTACTGATGAAGAGCAATTGACTTGTGGTTTTTTCTGGTTTTCGTCTGACTTAAAAAAAGTTGATTATGTCGTTGCAGGAATGTATGCACCTCTAATTCTTGATGGCGATGAGATTATCTCCGCCAAAGCAAACAATATCCCATTTATGAACTTCGCTTTTGATTTAAATATCTCAACAATTGAGTTGCAAAATTTTAAGAAAATTCTTCTTTTTAGCGATGGTCTTATTGAAGATGATGATTTGGAAATTGATCCAAAAAATATTTTAATGGATCAATCTTTAAGGCAAGATGTTTTTAAAAATTTGGAAACAACAAGCTTAGAAGATGACACAACAATTCTACTTTTAGAAAAGAGGTAA